The following nucleotide sequence is from bacterium.
AATCCCGTGCCGATGTGCGGCGTCCCCCACCACAGTTCAAGGGGCTACGTAGCCAAACTCATCGAGAAGGGGTACAAAGTTGCCATCTGCGAGCAGGTGGAGGAGCCGGGCCCCGGCAAGACCATCGTAAAGAGGGAAATATCGCAGGTAGTCACCCCCGGCCTCGTCACCGACACCGAGATGATAAGCGCCAAAGAACCGCGCTACCTCTTTGCCCTTCACGAGGGAAAGGGCGGGGTCGGCTACGCCTTTCTGGACATCACCACCGGGGAGTTCTTCGCGGGGCAGCTCGCGGACATGCGCGCCCTTCTGGAGGAGCTCGGGCGCGTGGAGCCCCACGAGCTCATAATCTCAGAGGAGGAGGCCAGGGAAAAGAAACAACTCTTCCCGCCCTCCCTTCCCGTGACCCCCGTTTCCGCCGATTTTTTTCACCCGGAGCGCTCGGCTGAGCGGCTCAGGGAGCATTACGGCGTTGCCGACCTCGGCGGGTTCGGCCTCGACGGAAAACCGCTCGCGGTAGCCGCCGCCGGGGCGCTCCTTTGCTACGTCAAGTCCCGCCACCGCTCGGCGCTTTCGGGGCTTCGGCCCATAGCGAGCCACCTCGGGAGCGATTTCGTCTTCCTCGGAGACGCGACGAAGAGAAACCTCGAACTCTTCTACACCCTCTCGGGCGAGCGGGGGCAGGGGACTCTCCTTCACCTGCTGGACAGGACCAGGACGCCGATGGGAGGAAGGCTCCTCCGGCGCTGGCTCGCCTTTCCGCTGATGGACCTGGCGAAGATAGAGGAGCGGCTCTCTGCCGTAGCCGAGTTTGTCCAGCGCGGCGAGCTTCGGAAGAACCTCCGGGAGACGCTTCGCAAGGTCAGCGATCTGGAGCGTCTCGCAGGCAAAGTCGCCATAGGCTCCGCCAACGCCCGCGATCTCGTCGCCCTCCGCGAATCCCTGGGGTCTGTCCCCGAGCTTCGGGAACTTTTGAGGGGGGCTGACGCGCCGCTGCTCCAAGACGCCCTTAATGATCTCGATCCCCTGACCGGCCTTGCAAAGCTCCTCACGGACTCTCTGGCGGACTCTCCCCCTCCCTCCCTGACGGAGGGGGCGATAATCCGCGAGGGGTACGACTCCGCCGTCGACGAGCTCCGGGAGGTGCAGCGCGGCGGAAGGGGCTGGATAGCCCGCCTCCAGTCCGCCGAACGCGAGCGCACGGGGATAAGCTCTCTTCGCATAGGCTTCAACAAGGTCTTCGGCTACTATATCGAGATCAGCCGCGCCCGCCTCGACAAGGTGCCGGAGGGCTACGAGCGCAGGCAGACGCTGGCCAACGCCGAGCGCTACGTCACCCCGGAACTGAAAGAGATGGAGTCGAAGGTGCTGGGGGCCGAGGAGAGGGCGAACGCGCTCGAATACGGGATTTTCCTCAAAATCCGCGAAGAGACCGGACGCCACGTCGAAAAGATGAGGAGGACCTCGGGGGCCGTCGCCCTTCTGGACACCCTCTCCTCTCTCGCCGACCTCGCGGTGGCGAGAAGGTACGTCCGCCCCCACCTCCACGAGGGGTACGAGCTTTCGATAACCGGCGGACGGCACCCCGTGGTCGAGGCCCTCTCGGGTACGGAGAGGTTCGTCCCGAACGACCTTCTCTTCGACGGCGAGCAAAACCGGCTTTCGGTCATCACCGGCCCGAACATGAGCGGTAAATCGACCATTCTCAGGCAGACGGCGCTTATCGCGCTGATGGCGCAGATGGGCTCCTTCGTCCCGGCGGAAGCGGCAAGGGTGGGGCTCGTGGACCGCATTTTTACAAGGGTCGGGGCTTCCGACGACCTCGCGCGCGGGCGTTCGACCTTCATGGTCGAAATGATGGAGAGCGCTGCAATTCTTCACAACGCAACGGGCCGATCTTTGGTTATACTGGATGAGATAGGGAGGGGGACCTCAACCTTCGACGGGCTCTCCATTGCCTGGGCGGTGGCCGAGTACATACACAAAAAGGGTTCGCGCACCCTTTTCGCCACCCACTACCACGAGCTGACCGATCTGGCGCGCACCCTTCCCGGCGTGGCGAATTTTAACGTCGCCGTGAAACAGTGGCAGGGCAAGATCGTATTCCTGAGAAGGCTGGTCGAGGGCGGGGCGAGCAGGTCCTACGGCATCGAGGTGGCAAAACTCGCGGGTCTCCCCGAAGAGGTCGTAAAAAGGGCCAAAGAGGTTCTGGAAAACCTCGAAACAGGGGAACTCGACGAGACGGGAAGGCCCAGAATCGCCGCCTCGGAGCTTTTGGCGCAAGCGCACGGCAAGCGTCAGCTCGATCTTTTTTCCGGGGCCGAGGACGC
It contains:
- the mutS gene encoding DNA mismatch repair protein MutS, whose translation is MEDPEKREIPRPAQLTPMMRQYLEQKELHPDSILFFRLGDFYEMFFEDAVLASELLEITLTSRDKGENPVPMCGVPHHSSRGYVAKLIEKGYKVAICEQVEEPGPGKTIVKREISQVVTPGLVTDTEMISAKEPRYLFALHEGKGGVGYAFLDITTGEFFAGQLADMRALLEELGRVEPHELIISEEEAREKKQLFPPSLPVTPVSADFFHPERSAERLREHYGVADLGGFGLDGKPLAVAAAGALLCYVKSRHRSALSGLRPIASHLGSDFVFLGDATKRNLELFYTLSGERGQGTLLHLLDRTRTPMGGRLLRRWLAFPLMDLAKIEERLSAVAEFVQRGELRKNLRETLRKVSDLERLAGKVAIGSANARDLVALRESLGSVPELRELLRGADAPLLQDALNDLDPLTGLAKLLTDSLADSPPPSLTEGAIIREGYDSAVDELREVQRGGRGWIARLQSAERERTGISSLRIGFNKVFGYYIEISRARLDKVPEGYERRQTLANAERYVTPELKEMESKVLGAEERANALEYGIFLKIREETGRHVEKMRRTSGAVALLDTLSSLADLAVARRYVRPHLHEGYELSITGGRHPVVEALSGTERFVPNDLLFDGEQNRLSVITGPNMSGKSTILRQTALIALMAQMGSFVPAEAARVGLVDRIFTRVGASDDLARGRSTFMVEMMESAAILHNATGRSLVILDEIGRGTSTFDGLSIAWAVAEYIHKKGSRTLFATHYHELTDLARTLPGVANFNVAVKQWQGKIVFLRRLVEGGASRSYGIEVAKLAGLPEEVVKRAKEVLENLETGELDETGRPRIAASELLAQAHGKRQLDLFSGAEDAKKKRLLEEIDSLVVEEMTPMEALLRLDEFQKKARDILRGKKG